The window GCTTTTGCTCGAGGAACAGCCCATACAAAAAGATAGCCTGCCCGCCGACGAGCTGCATCGGGTCGTACTGGCTGCCCAGCGCGCCCTGGATGCTGTTGCCGTCGCGATTCACCCCGGTGATGGTGAAGGTCGCGCCCTGCCAGCCGACGAGCTTTTCCAGGTCGGTCTTCAGGCCGAAGTAGAAGTCATCGGCATACGAGGCCGACTGGTTTCGCCCGCCGACGGGATTCCCCGCCACGATGGCATTGTAATAGGCGAAGAAATCCAAGCCGTGATCACTGAGCCTGGGCCGCAGGCCGAACCAGTCGCCGGTGGCGTAATCACCCTGCCACCAGGGGACGGAGGCAGGCTCCGGAGTGGCGCGGGGAAAGTCACGGTCCTCCGCCGGGAGGCCACGGGTGTTATTGGCGGTCTGGGTAAACGCGGTTATAGGTAATACAGACGAGAACAAAGCCGCATATACGGCAGGATTGCGAGGGAACATAGGGGGTGTTTTTAGGTTAGAGTTTGGTGATCTGGATGCAGGGGAAATAGCTGCGAGGCTCGGGACGCGGATTGACGTCGATCGCGGTGAGCGAAAAGGCGGTGGCGAGACGGGCGGCCTTTTCCAGGTCGAGACCGCGCAGGCTGGCGGTGATCCAACCGGCGACCATGGCGTCGCCCGCGCCCACGGTGGTGCGAATGAGCAGTTGCGGCGGCACAGCCAGCAGCGCCTCCGAGGCGGTGACAAAGAGAGCACCCTCCGCGCCCATCGAGACGATGACGCACTCGATCCCGCCCTCCACGAGTTCCCGCGCGGTCCTCAAGACGGCGGCCTGGGACTTCAGGGCGCGGCCCGTGATGGCCTCGAGCTCATGGATGTTGGGCTTGATCACGCTCGGCTTCGCCGCCAGGGCAAACTGCAGCGGGCGGTCGCTCGTATCGACTGCCACCCGTATACCGCGCCGGATCAGGTCGGCGGTGAGTTCCTCGTAAATGGAAATCGGGACGCCCGGCGGCAGACTGCCGGCCAACACCGCCCACCGGGCGTCAAGCTTCGCGATTCTTTCCCGCAGCTCGGCCACGTTGGCGGCGGTCGGCTCCGCGCCGGGAAAGTTGATGTCCGTCGTGGTCTGGCTCGCGGGATCGGTGATCTTGATCCCCGTGCGCGTGGACCCGGCGATGCGCACGCACTCGTCCACCACGGCGTATTTGCGGAAGAGGCTCTCGAACGACCCCGCATTGTCCTCGCCCAGGAACCCGGAGACGGCCACGCGGAATCCCGCCCGGGCCACAGCCACGCCGACATTCACACCCTTCCCCGCCGCCCGGCTCTCCTCGGCGGCGACGCGATTGACTTTTCCCGCCGCGAAATGCGGGATGGAAAGCGAGTGGTCGATCGCCGGATTGAGGGCGATGGAGAGGCAGTCAAAAACGGCTTGATTCATGAGATTATCTTCCCAGGTTGCGCACCTCGGCGGCGGTTGCGCAGGCCAGGGCGAGGCGGGCCATGTCCTGGGCCTCGGTGAAGCGCAGCTTGCGCAGGTGAGCCTTCACGGCGGGCACGCTGGGCAGGCTCATGCTGAGTTCCTCCACGCCGAGGCCCGTGAGCAGGGCGGCGCCGAGAGGCTCCCCGGCAATGCCTCCGCAGACCCCCACCCACTTGCCCGCGGCCTTCGCGGCCCGCACGGTCATGTCGATGAGCCGCAGCACGGCGGGGTGCAGGCCGTCGACGTTCTTGCCCAGGGTCGGGTGCAGCCGGTCCATGGCGAGGGCGTATTGCGTGAGGTCGTTGGTGCCGATGGAAAAGAAGTCGACCTCGCGGGCCAGCTCCGGCGCCATGATGACGCTGGACGGCACCTCGATCATGATGCCGATCTCGACCGGGGGCGCTCCGACCTGGGCGCGCACGGTTTCGGCGAGTTCCTTGGCAGCGCGCAGATCCTCGAGGGTCGAGATCATGGGAAACATGATGCGCACCGGGCCAGTCAATGCCGCGCGGTAGATGGCGCGGAGCTGCGGGAGGAAAAGATCGGGCTGCTGGAGGCAGAGCCGGATGCCGCGCACGCCGAGGAAGGGGTTTTCCTCCTTGGGCAGCGTGATGTAGGAGGCGAGCTTGTCGCCGCCGATGTCGAGGGTGCGCAGGATGAGCGGCAGGCCGTTGAGCGCCCGGATCATGCCACAGTAAATCTCCGTCTGCTCGTCCTCCGAGGCGGGTTCGTCGCGATCGAGGAAGAGGAATTCCGTACGCATCAGCCCGACGCCCTCCGCGCCCGCCTCCACGGCAGCCGCCGCCTCGGAGAGTTTCCCGATGTTGGCCACCACCTCGACGCGATGACCGTCGAGCATCAGCGCCGGGGCGAACCGGCTGGCATTTGCCTCGTCATTGCGCTCGGCCAGGGTCTGCTGGAATTTCCGCGCGGACTCCAGGTCGTCCGTCCTCGGCGCGGTGTAGAGCCGCCCGGCGGCGCCATCCGCGATGCAAACCGTCCCGGCCGGGATGTCGTGCACCGCCGCGCCGAGGCCGACGATGGCGGGAATGTCGAGCGAGCGGGCGATGATCGCCGTGTGTGCGGTCGGTCCCCCGCCCGCCGTGCAGATCGCGAGAATGAGCTCGGGATCGAGCCGCGCGGTGTCGGAGGGCGCGAGATCCTCGGCCACCAAAATGCTCGGCGCGGAAGGCAATACCGGCCCTTCGTTTTTCACCCCGACAAGGAGCCGCAGAACCCGGCGGCCCACGTCGTTCCAGTCCGCCGCACGCTCGGCCAGCCGTTCGTTCTCGATCTGGCGAAACTCCGCCACGCGGCGCTCGATGGCCTGCTGCCACGACCAGGCGGCGGATTTGCCGCTGTCGATTTTCAGGTAAACCTCGTCGAGCAGTTCGGCGTCGTTGAGCAGCGCGAGGTGAGCGCGAAAGATGGCTGCCTGCCCTTTCCCGCTGCGCTGCTCAACGTCCGCCTGGATCGCCTGCAGCTCCGCCGCCGCATCGGCCAGCGCGTGCCGCAAGGTCGCCGACTCCACATCCGCGCCGCGCGATTCCTCCGAGGTCTCGATCCGCTCGACGCCATAATGAAAGACCGGGCCGATGCCCACTCCCGGCGCACCCGACACGCCCTCCAGCGAAGGAATCTCGCCACCCGGTTCCCAATGCGCCGCCGGGATGATGGCCGCCTCGGTCTCCTCATTCTCGCCCAGTCCGTCGGCCACCGCCGCCGCGAGCGCACGAAGAGCCTCCGGGGCATCCGGTCCGCTGGCAAGCAGGCGGATCGTCGCACCGCCATGGACACCGAGCTTTAGCAGCGAAGCCATCGACTTGCCATTGGCCGCCTTGTCCTTGAATCGCACCTGGATCGTGCTGGCAAAAGTATTGGCTAGTTCCGCGAAATGCGTGGCGGGCCGCGCGTGCAGCCCGGCCTTGCCTGCGACGAAGACATCGATGAAATCCGCTCCCGCCAGTTCCTCGACCACCGCCCCCGCCTGCTGGCGGGCCGTGAGGCCGAGAATGATCTCTGCCGCGCTGCTGGTCTGGGCGAGCCGGGCGGCCATGGAGTCGTTGTCGAGCACGTCGGTGAGCGCAGCCAGCACCTCGATGTGCTCGTCGGATTTTGCCGCGATGCCGATGATGACGTGCACGACCTGGCCGGGGTTCCACTCGACGCCGAGCGGCACCTGCACGACCGCCACTCCGGTGCGATGGATCAACTCGCGATCTTTTTGCAGCCCGTGCGGAATGGCGATGCCGTTGCCGAGAAAGGTATTCGCCTGCTGCTCGCGGGCCAGCATGCTCTCGATGTAGCCGGGGTCGATGCAGCCCAGCTCGACGAGCAGGCGGCCTGCCTCGCGGATGGCCTCTTCCTTGTTCCCGGCTCGCGCGTGGAGCTGGATGTTCTTGGGCGTCAGCTCGATCATGGGATGGTCCTCAGGCCTGGGCGGCGACGGGTTTCTTGACGACGAAGAGCGCAGCCACGGTCACCAGCGTACCGGCGACCAGGGCGATGAAGAAGGCTCCCAGGTGCTGCACGGCACCGGGAATGATGGCGGCAAAGATCCCTCCATGCGGCACGAGGAAAAGCACGCCGCTCCACATCGCGAGCGCCCCGCCCACGGCGGAACCCGCGATGAGCGCCGGGATCACGCGCACCGGGTCTTTCGCCGCAAAGGGAATCGCGCCTTCCGTGATGAATGACAGCCCGAGCACGAAGGCCGGTCCCGCCGCCTCGCGCT of the Terrimicrobium sacchariphilum genome contains:
- the pfkB gene encoding 1-phosphofructokinase, with amino-acid sequence MNQAVFDCLSIALNPAIDHSLSIPHFAAGKVNRVAAEESRAAGKGVNVGVAVARAGFRVAVSGFLGEDNAGSFESLFRKYAVVDECVRIAGSTRTGIKITDPASQTTTDINFPGAEPTAANVAELRERIAKLDARWAVLAGSLPPGVPISIYEELTADLIRRGIRVAVDTSDRPLQFALAAKPSVIKPNIHELEAITGRALKSQAAVLRTARELVEGGIECVIVSMGAEGALFVTASEALLAVPPQLLIRTTVGAGDAMVAGWITASLRGLDLEKAARLATAFSLTAIDVNPRPEPRSYFPCIQITKL
- the ptsP gene encoding phosphoenolpyruvate--protein phosphotransferase; its protein translation is MIELTPKNIQLHARAGNKEEAIREAGRLLVELGCIDPGYIESMLAREQQANTFLGNGIAIPHGLQKDRELIHRTGVAVVQVPLGVEWNPGQVVHVIIGIAAKSDEHIEVLAALTDVLDNDSMAARLAQTSSAAEIILGLTARQQAGAVVEELAGADFIDVFVAGKAGLHARPATHFAELANTFASTIQVRFKDKAANGKSMASLLKLGVHGGATIRLLASGPDAPEALRALAAAVADGLGENEETEAAIIPAAHWEPGGEIPSLEGVSGAPGVGIGPVFHYGVERIETSEESRGADVESATLRHALADAAAELQAIQADVEQRSGKGQAAIFRAHLALLNDAELLDEVYLKIDSGKSAAWSWQQAIERRVAEFRQIENERLAERAADWNDVGRRVLRLLVGVKNEGPVLPSAPSILVAEDLAPSDTARLDPELILAICTAGGGPTAHTAIIARSLDIPAIVGLGAAVHDIPAGTVCIADGAAGRLYTAPRTDDLESARKFQQTLAERNDEANASRFAPALMLDGHRVEVVANIGKLSEAAAAVEAGAEGVGLMRTEFLFLDRDEPASEDEQTEIYCGMIRALNGLPLILRTLDIGGDKLASYITLPKEENPFLGVRGIRLCLQQPDLFLPQLRAIYRAALTGPVRIMFPMISTLEDLRAAKELAETVRAQVGAPPVEIGIMIEVPSSVIMAPELAREVDFFSIGTNDLTQYALAMDRLHPTLGKNVDGLHPAVLRLIDMTVRAAKAAGKWVGVCGGIAGEPLGAALLTGLGVEELSMSLPSVPAVKAHLRKLRFTEAQDMARLALACATAAEVRNLGR